The proteins below come from a single Candidatus Chlamydia sanziniae genomic window:
- a CDS encoding protein translocase subunit SecDF gives MQHKVKRNLSIIVFVFALAMYYVLPTCLYYAQPLHKLIDPVEAQHIVKSLTKQTTAVDKEIIPRVSTILSALHLSGHIKRHSDLPGVVNVHFRQARDAQAFIEHLTYAEPKVPVKSARLHVLGYSQQNDYSVQVSGSLVTLVKESDFSFVPYAYVTDNENEKNISHQVLTQVFAALLAPSQDQCHCNYPSVWETAPVEEIVQYTHNLTLGLEVFTSQMSSFLNTLFPSNKDRTAFLSRLASIADSPEISTEDQYVCRTVYTSLAQQSRQENQIRPSITDQKIDCSVVSPFFNSAEFFPNQREVLLTLHPDLLAKRTTLPLEQRLDLESRLAREKQRLSKKFNARLEEHPKGFVFTCIDKEASGKIVLHGERLYKNIVDHLVALTLHKPHAESCDLIPENFPIYSRQPVESDSFGCFIFTPEANCSHFSEGSVYVVLKGLRPMITKYQKSGGDEYQSFEKDLQNLYNCFTHIDSTSWIIGEDQVLEYRQPLQQFFDVWGENFIVSGEGNSAFLEVKDIKDRLNTLNRIEKNRQSEWVQWHEEYRHAKCSMDTHKRLQTPIPHRNAFLENMKLNMRKYARGDNVLRLGIDFVGGRQLLLSFKDHRGQKITNKEDILKVSEELYARLNKLGVSEIEIRREGDCIHLSVPGSTKVSSSEILGTSQMSFHVVNEKFSPYTGYRYEVQKFLDYLWFLSQTQGATTPEAVNALASALFNNEPTHVPPPVHNAIAKLKQEGLAFSIPNCCAPSSEVDTTYSMIAIEKEPEKKANPLMIVFRNYALDGASLKNIRPEFAAGEGYILNFSVKETGSSKVVERSSSTDSFHAWTSAYCQDGVNGTINSQYSGNHGWRMAVIIDGYVVSSPVLNAPLRNHASVSGKFTHREVSKLAADLKSGAMSFVPEVLSEEMISPDLGVRQRTQGIVSACLGLAALIILMSVYYKFGGVIASSAVVLNLLLIWAALQYLDASLTLSGLAGIILAMGMAVDANILVFERIREEYCLSRSLSRSVETGYAKAFGAIFDSNLTTILASTFLLFLDTGPIKGFALTLILGIFSSMFTALFMTKFFFAMWMSKTQETQLHMMNKFIGIKHDFLKECKKLWIVSGSLIVLGCVALGFGAWHSVLGMDFKGGYAFIVDAGEQGAVDVSQVSTQVTNKLKQAGLSSRDFRIQTFQSSDKVKIYFSHRALVHARLNQNVNREVVDQELAFALGLLSETGLDFSSDSSQSVRNCWTKVSGQFSNKMRQQACIGLLGALAAILLYVSLRFEWRYAVSAVCGLLHDLIVTCAVLIATHFFLQKIQIDLQAIGALMTVLGYSLNNTLIIFDRIREDRQAKVFTSMSTLINDALQKTFSRTVMTTATTLSVLLILLFVGGGAVFNFAFIMTIGILLGTLSSLYIAPPFLLFMVRKEKQTNRNY, from the coding sequence ATGCAACATAAGGTTAAGCGTAATTTAAGTATTATTGTTTTTGTATTCGCTCTAGCTATGTATTACGTGTTACCTACATGTCTTTATTATGCTCAACCTTTACACAAACTCATTGATCCAGTTGAAGCTCAACATATTGTGAAAAGTTTAACAAAGCAAACAACCGCTGTAGACAAAGAAATTATTCCTCGCGTATCTACGATTCTCTCTGCTTTGCATCTTTCTGGACATATAAAGCGACATTCTGATCTTCCGGGTGTAGTCAATGTTCATTTTAGACAGGCTCGTGATGCTCAAGCTTTTATCGAACACTTAACCTATGCCGAACCTAAAGTTCCCGTAAAGTCTGCGCGACTTCATGTTCTTGGTTATAGTCAGCAGAATGATTATTCGGTCCAAGTTTCTGGATCGCTAGTTACCTTGGTTAAGGAAAGTGATTTTTCTTTCGTACCGTATGCCTATGTTACAGACAATGAAAATGAAAAAAATATCTCTCATCAAGTACTGACGCAAGTCTTTGCTGCACTTCTTGCTCCTTCGCAAGATCAATGTCATTGCAATTATCCTTCGGTCTGGGAAACTGCCCCTGTAGAAGAAATCGTTCAGTACACACACAATCTCACTTTAGGGTTAGAGGTTTTTACCTCTCAGATGTCCTCTTTCCTCAACACTTTGTTTCCTTCGAATAAAGATCGCACTGCCTTCCTTAGCAGACTCGCCTCTATTGCCGATAGCCCAGAAATTTCTACCGAAGATCAGTATGTATGCCGTACGGTGTATACAAGCTTAGCACAGCAGTCACGACAAGAGAACCAGATACGTCCTAGCATAACAGACCAGAAAATTGATTGTAGTGTGGTATCCCCATTCTTTAACTCGGCAGAATTTTTCCCAAACCAACGCGAAGTTCTTCTCACCTTACACCCCGACTTGTTGGCAAAACGTACGACATTACCTCTGGAGCAGCGCTTAGATTTAGAAAGCCGCCTTGCCAGGGAAAAACAAAGATTATCCAAAAAATTCAATGCCCGACTTGAAGAGCATCCCAAAGGATTTGTATTTACTTGTATAGATAAAGAGGCTAGTGGAAAAATTGTTCTCCACGGAGAGCGGCTTTACAAAAATATTGTGGATCATCTTGTTGCTCTAACCTTACACAAGCCTCATGCAGAATCCTGTGATCTTATTCCTGAAAATTTCCCTATCTACTCTCGTCAACCTGTAGAAAGTGATTCCTTCGGTTGCTTTATTTTCACTCCAGAAGCTAATTGTAGTCATTTTTCTGAAGGCTCTGTCTATGTTGTTCTGAAAGGATTGCGTCCTATGATTACCAAATATCAAAAAAGTGGGGGGGACGAATACCAGAGTTTTGAAAAAGACCTACAAAATCTTTATAATTGCTTTACCCATATTGATTCGACTTCATGGATCATAGGAGAAGATCAGGTTTTAGAATACCGACAGCCTTTACAACAATTTTTTGATGTTTGGGGAGAAAATTTTATTGTTTCTGGAGAAGGGAATTCCGCATTTCTAGAAGTCAAAGATATCAAAGATCGTCTAAATACTTTGAATCGTATTGAAAAAAATCGTCAAAGTGAGTGGGTACAGTGGCACGAAGAATATCGTCACGCAAAGTGTTCTATGGATACCCACAAGCGTTTGCAGACTCCCATACCCCATCGGAATGCTTTCCTCGAAAACATGAAGTTGAATATGAGAAAATATGCCCGTGGGGATAATGTACTGCGCCTTGGCATCGATTTTGTTGGTGGCCGACAACTTCTTCTCTCTTTTAAAGACCATCGGGGACAAAAAATTACGAACAAAGAAGATATCCTAAAAGTTTCAGAAGAACTTTACGCACGCTTAAATAAATTAGGAGTTTCTGAAATCGAGATTCGCCGGGAAGGGGACTGTATTCATCTCAGTGTTCCAGGATCGACCAAAGTCTCTTCTTCAGAGATCTTAGGTACTTCACAAATGAGCTTTCATGTTGTTAATGAGAAATTTTCTCCCTATACAGGCTATCGTTATGAAGTGCAGAAATTTTTGGATTACCTTTGGTTTTTGTCTCAAACTCAAGGAGCGACAACACCTGAAGCAGTAAATGCTTTGGCAAGTGCCCTTTTTAATAATGAACCTACCCACGTTCCCCCCCCTGTCCATAACGCCATTGCCAAGCTTAAGCAGGAGGGGCTTGCTTTCTCTATACCAAACTGTTGTGCTCCTTCTTCAGAAGTTGACACTACATATTCGATGATTGCTATTGAAAAAGAACCAGAAAAAAAAGCCAATCCTCTCATGATTGTTTTCAGAAACTATGCTTTAGATGGGGCTTCTCTTAAAAATATTCGACCTGAATTCGCAGCAGGAGAGGGATATATCCTAAACTTTTCAGTGAAGGAAACAGGGTCTTCAAAGGTTGTTGAAAGATCTTCTTCTACAGACAGTTTTCATGCTTGGACATCGGCATACTGTCAAGACGGAGTGAATGGAACGATCAATAGCCAATATTCTGGGAATCATGGGTGGCGCATGGCAGTAATCATCGATGGTTATGTCGTCAGTAGTCCTGTATTAAATGCTCCTTTAAGAAATCACGCAAGTGTCTCAGGGAAATTCACTCATCGAGAAGTCAGTAAACTTGCTGCAGATCTAAAATCAGGAGCAATGTCTTTTGTTCCTGAGGTGCTGAGTGAAGAAATGATTTCTCCAGATCTCGGAGTAAGACAACGTACTCAAGGTATTGTTTCCGCATGCTTAGGATTGGCTGCACTTATTATTTTGATGAGCGTTTATTATAAATTTGGAGGAGTCATTGCTTCGAGTGCTGTCGTACTCAATCTCTTATTGATTTGGGCTGCACTTCAATACCTTGATGCGTCACTCACTCTTTCAGGGCTCGCAGGAATTATCCTAGCCATGGGAATGGCTGTTGATGCAAACATTCTTGTTTTTGAAAGAATCCGAGAAGAATATTGCTTGTCTCGAAGTCTTTCACGCTCTGTAGAAACAGGTTATGCTAAGGCTTTCGGAGCTATTTTTGATTCTAACCTGACAACGATATTAGCTTCGACTTTTCTTCTTTTTCTAGATACTGGACCAATTAAAGGTTTTGCCCTGACTTTGATCTTGGGGATTTTTTCTTCCATGTTTACCGCTCTTTTCATGACAAAATTCTTTTTCGCCATGTGGATGAGCAAGACACAGGAAACACAACTCCACATGATGAATAAGTTTATTGGTATAAAACACGACTTTTTGAAAGAGTGTAAGAAGTTGTGGATAGTGTCAGGAAGTCTGATTGTATTAGGGTGTGTGGCTCTAGGATTTGGCGCATGGCACTCGGTATTGGGAATGGATTTTAAAGGAGGATATGCTTTTATTGTCGATGCAGGAGAACAGGGAGCCGTTGATGTTTCTCAAGTAAGCACCCAGGTTACGAATAAGTTGAAGCAGGCAGGCTTGTCATCACGAGATTTTCGTATTCAAACTTTCCAATCCTCAGACAAGGTAAAGATTTATTTTAGCCATAGAGCTTTAGTTCATGCTAGACTGAATCAAAATGTCAATAGGGAAGTCGTTGACCAGGAATTAGCCTTTGCTCTGGGACTATTGTCAGAAACAGGTTTGGATTTCTCCTCGGATAGTTCCCAAAGTGTTCGGAATTGCTGGACTAAGGTAAGTGGCCAGTTTTCTAATAAAATGCGTCAACAGGCATGTATTGGGCTTTTAGGTGCTTTAGCAGCTATTCTCCTTTATGTTAGCTTACGCTTTGAATGGCGGTATGCTGTCAGCGCAGTTTGCGGTTTACTCCATGATCTTATTGTTACCTGTGCTGTGTTAATAGCCACGCACTTTTTCTTGCAAAAAATTCAAATCGATTTGCAAGCTATAGGGGCTCTCATGACAGTATTAGGGTATTCCCTAAATAACACATTAATTATCTTTGATCGTATTCGTGAAGATCGTCAAGCGAAAGTATTCACGTCTATGTCGACTTTGATTAATGATGCCTTGCAAAAAACCTTCAGTCGTACTGTAATGACAACAGCTACAACCCTATCAGTTTTATTAATATTATTATTTGTAGGAGGAGGGGCTGTTTTTAATTTTGCTTTCATTATGACAATAGGAATCCTATTGGGAACATTGTCATCGCTTTATATTGCCCCTCCTTTTTTATTATTTATGGTTCGTAAAGAAAAACAGACAAACAGAAATTATTGA
- a CDS encoding isoprenyl transferase — translation MSPASLAKLDFLSNKDLPRHVAIIMDGNRRWYKQHRDTCAETHISGHYYGVKVIPDILAFAMRLGIKVLTLYAFSTENFRRSEEEIHELFTLFYTQLDQQLPYLIKHEICLRCIGDLSKLPRVVEEKITHTVKMTASFSRLELVLAINYGAKDELIRAFKKLHRDILDQKISSEDLSESLISSYLDTSGLTDPDLLIRTGGEMRVSNFLLWQIAYTELYVTEVLWPDFKPQDLFDAIQAYQSRSRRGGK, via the coding sequence TTGTCTCCGGCTTCTTTAGCTAAGTTGGATTTTCTTTCAAACAAGGATCTGCCCAGACACGTTGCCATTATTATGGATGGAAATCGCCGGTGGTATAAACAACATCGCGATACGTGTGCGGAAACGCATATATCAGGCCATTACTATGGAGTTAAAGTAATTCCCGATATTTTAGCTTTTGCCATGAGGTTAGGAATTAAAGTATTAACTTTATATGCTTTTTCCACAGAAAACTTCCGGCGGTCTGAAGAAGAGATTCACGAGCTTTTTACACTTTTCTATACTCAACTTGATCAGCAGCTTCCTTATCTTATCAAACATGAAATTTGCTTACGTTGTATTGGGGACCTCTCTAAGCTTCCCAGGGTAGTGGAAGAAAAGATTACTCACACTGTTAAGATGACGGCAAGTTTTTCTCGTTTAGAATTAGTCCTAGCAATCAATTATGGAGCAAAAGATGAGTTAATTCGTGCATTTAAAAAGCTTCACCGTGATATTCTTGATCAAAAAATATCTTCTGAGGATCTCTCAGAATCACTAATCAGTTCCTACTTAGATACATCGGGGCTTACTGATCCTGATTTACTCATTCGTACGGGAGGTGAAATGCGTGTCAGTAATTTCCTATTGTGGCAAATAGCGTATACAGAATTGTACGTCACTGAGGTCTTGTGGCCAGATTTTAAACCTCAAGATTTATTTGATGCTATTCAGGCCTATCAATCAAGATCGCGACGCGGAGGAAAATAA
- a CDS encoding phosphatidate cytidylyltransferase: MINFKKFKFPTYGDLFQRVVVHSLALAFLVLLLYSSLFPITSFALGFITAVCGAVGTYEYATMAKVRLHYPFRLFSSLGSFLFLITSFLVIRWDILLLPYVYTVPWTLLFIWIIVGIFKSQRAQVGPLQIVGTTLFSILYVGIPIRLFLHILYGFVHTQEPYLGIWWASFLIAITKGADIFGYFFGKAFGTKKITPQISPNKTITGFVAGCLGATLISFVFFLHIPEHFISYFPLPAILIPLGLILGITGFFGDIVESIFKRDAHVKNSNKLNAIGGMLDTLDSLILSTPIVYLFLLITQAGKFSG; encoded by the coding sequence ATGATAAATTTCAAAAAATTTAAGTTTCCCACCTATGGGGATCTGTTCCAACGTGTTGTCGTTCACTCGTTAGCATTAGCGTTTTTGGTTCTTTTACTTTACAGTTCACTCTTCCCCATTACTTCATTTGCGTTAGGATTTATCACTGCTGTCTGTGGTGCAGTAGGAACCTATGAGTATGCCACCATGGCCAAAGTGAGGCTACATTATCCTTTTCGTTTATTTAGTTCTCTAGGCAGTTTTTTATTTCTTATTACTAGCTTCCTTGTTATTCGCTGGGATATTCTTCTACTCCCCTATGTCTATACCGTGCCTTGGACATTACTTTTTATTTGGATAATCGTGGGTATTTTTAAATCTCAGCGGGCACAAGTAGGGCCTTTGCAAATCGTAGGAACCACTCTCTTTTCGATTTTGTATGTAGGGATTCCTATTCGTTTATTTCTTCATATTCTTTATGGTTTTGTGCATACGCAAGAGCCTTATTTAGGAATATGGTGGGCATCCTTTCTCATCGCGATAACAAAAGGTGCTGATATTTTTGGTTACTTCTTTGGTAAAGCCTTTGGAACAAAAAAAATCACACCACAAATTAGTCCTAATAAAACTATTACTGGTTTTGTTGCGGGGTGTCTAGGAGCTACGTTAATTAGCTTTGTTTTCTTTTTACATATTCCTGAACACTTTATCAGTTATTTTCCTCTGCCTGCGATTTTAATTCCTTTAGGGTTAATCTTGGGGATTACTGGTTTTTTTGGAGATATTGTCGAATCAATATTTAAGCGGGACGCACATGTAAAAAATAGCAATAAGCTCAATGCTATTGGTGGTATGTTGGATACTTTAGATTCTTTGATACTTTCTACGCCTATCGTCTACCTCTTTTTATTAATTACACAAGCTGGTAAATTTTCAGGATGA
- the cmk gene encoding (d)CMP kinase, with product MIITIDGPSGTGKSTIAQSLAKHLHLNYCNTGLMYRTLAYAWLQQPWVTLSFEEFLSQPPFSFTFTAEHSLKSFFEGRLLSTELTTQEVANAASKLSQIPEVRKFMQALQQRYAQLGNCIFEGRDMGSKVFPNADLKIFLTASPEIRLARRWKELPEDTLSYKALKEELIQRDTADAQRICDPLVIPENAVIIDSSNLTISQVLEKILTLL from the coding sequence ATGATTATTACAATTGATGGTCCTTCAGGAACGGGAAAAAGTACGATAGCGCAGTCTTTGGCAAAGCACTTGCATTTGAATTACTGCAATACAGGACTCATGTATCGTACGTTAGCTTATGCGTGGCTACAGCAACCTTGGGTCACTCTTTCTTTTGAAGAATTTCTATCTCAACCTCCTTTTTCTTTCACTTTCACTGCAGAGCATTCTTTAAAATCTTTTTTTGAAGGTCGTCTTCTTTCTACTGAATTGACCACACAAGAGGTCGCAAACGCTGCTTCTAAGTTATCTCAAATTCCTGAGGTACGCAAATTTATGCAAGCTCTGCAACAACGCTATGCACAGTTAGGGAACTGTATATTTGAAGGGAGAGATATGGGTTCTAAGGTTTTTCCCAATGCTGATTTGAAAATTTTCTTAACAGCAAGTCCTGAAATACGCCTTGCACGACGTTGGAAAGAGCTTCCTGAAGATACTCTGAGTTACAAGGCTTTAAAAGAAGAGCTTATCCAGCGGGATACTGCCGATGCTCAGCGAATTTGTGATCCTTTGGTCATTCCTGAAAATGCTGTAATTATAGACTCTTCAAATTTGACAATAAGCCAAGTTTTAGAGAAAATTTTAACTTTGTTGTAG
- a CDS encoding 1-acyl-sn-glycerol-3-phosphate acyltransferase: MIFHICKFVCWVVFSLLYRLKSYGVKKNFIHGPAIIAVNHNSFLDPVVVHLCVQECLYHLARTSLFNHPITDWIWRKWACYPICKNEGNAVAFKITAQLLKEGKKVVIYPEGTRSPDGELQPGKSGMGMMTIKNYVPVIPVYIGGTYEAFNRYQKLPKIWRTITCIFGTPLYFDDLIQDKTLKNKEAYQIATNRIMAKLAELKIWYEAGCQGNVP, from the coding sequence ATGATCTTTCATATCTGCAAGTTTGTTTGTTGGGTGGTTTTTTCTTTGCTTTATCGGCTTAAATCTTACGGTGTGAAGAAAAATTTTATTCACGGTCCTGCGATTATTGCTGTAAATCACAATTCTTTTCTTGATCCTGTGGTTGTGCATCTCTGTGTACAAGAGTGTCTTTACCATTTGGCGCGCACCTCTTTATTCAATCATCCCATTACCGATTGGATATGGAGAAAGTGGGCCTGTTATCCTATCTGCAAGAATGAAGGCAATGCTGTTGCTTTTAAGATCACTGCGCAGTTATTAAAAGAAGGGAAAAAAGTGGTTATCTACCCCGAGGGAACACGTAGTCCTGATGGCGAATTACAACCTGGTAAAAGTGGCATGGGTATGATGACAATAAAAAACTACGTACCTGTGATTCCTGTATATATTGGAGGGACATATGAAGCTTTCAATCGTTATCAAAAACTCCCGAAAATCTGGAGAACTATAACGTGTATTTTTGGAACACCTCTATACTTTGATGATTTGATCCAAGATAAAACTCTTAAAAATAAAGAAGCCTATCAGATTGCTACAAATCGTATTATGGCGAAACTTGCAGAGCTTAAAATATGGTACGAAGCTGGCTGTCAAGGAAATGTGCCTTAG
- the argS gene encoding arginine--tRNA ligase: protein MSTLIAYLSSLCSQAISIAFPQLENWQSEVTPSTKERFGHYQCNDAMKLTNLLKKPSRMIAKTIVSYIPKESFSFIEIAGPGFINFTFATPWLDRQLLQLADHVISGFRVTFPQKIIIDFSSPNIAKDMHVGHLRSTIIGDCLARIFTYIGHDVLCLNHIGDWGTAFGMLITYLQDTENSDPDNLEDLTNLYKKAYKHFSDKEQFKKSSQRNVVALQAEEPQVIALWEKICAISEKAFQQIYEILDITIEKRGESFYNRFLPGIIQDLETKGLITVSDHAKCIFHKAFAIPLIVQKSDGGYNYATTDLAAMRYRMEEDHADRIIIVTDIGQSLHFQLVEATALAAGYLRPGIFSHVGFGLVLDTKGKKLKTRSGENVKLRDLLETAIEKAKEILKEHRPELTNEEIQEQAPILGINAIKYADLSCHRTSDYIFSFEKMLRFDGNTAMFLLYTYVRIQGIKRHLGLKELPLIGPLPLIQEPAEEVLALVLLRFPEALELTIKELCPHILADYLYTLTHKFNAFFRDCRIEGSDSEKQRLYFCALTESILATGMQLLGLKTLERL from the coding sequence ATGTCAACATTAATTGCTTATCTATCTTCTTTATGTTCTCAAGCCATTTCCATAGCCTTTCCTCAATTAGAGAATTGGCAATCTGAAGTTACACCATCAACCAAAGAACGTTTTGGGCATTACCAATGCAATGATGCAATGAAGCTGACTAATCTTTTAAAAAAACCTTCGAGGATGATTGCTAAAACTATAGTTTCCTACATTCCTAAGGAATCTTTTTCATTTATTGAGATTGCCGGTCCAGGATTTATTAATTTTACCTTTGCAACTCCGTGGCTAGATCGTCAGTTATTACAACTTGCTGATCATGTGATTTCGGGATTTCGTGTTACTTTTCCACAAAAAATTATTATTGATTTTTCCTCCCCAAACATTGCCAAAGATATGCATGTAGGTCACCTACGTTCTACTATCATCGGTGATTGCTTAGCACGAATTTTTACTTACATTGGACATGATGTTTTATGTTTAAACCACATTGGAGATTGGGGAACAGCATTTGGGATGCTCATTACTTATCTGCAAGATACTGAAAACAGTGATCCCGATAATCTTGAAGATCTAACGAATCTTTATAAAAAAGCTTACAAGCATTTTTCTGATAAAGAACAATTTAAAAAGAGTTCCCAACGTAATGTTGTTGCCTTACAGGCTGAAGAACCTCAAGTGATTGCCTTATGGGAAAAGATTTGTGCAATTTCAGAAAAAGCATTTCAACAAATCTATGAAATCTTAGACATCACCATTGAGAAGCGTGGAGAATCTTTTTATAACCGTTTTCTTCCTGGAATTATTCAAGACTTAGAAACAAAGGGGCTAATTACTGTCTCTGATCATGCTAAATGTATCTTCCATAAGGCCTTTGCTATCCCCTTGATCGTACAGAAAAGTGATGGGGGTTATAATTATGCAACCACAGATCTCGCAGCTATGCGTTATCGGATGGAGGAGGACCATGCGGATAGGATTATTATTGTCACTGATATAGGCCAATCCTTACATTTCCAATTAGTAGAGGCAACAGCACTAGCCGCAGGTTATTTACGTCCTGGTATCTTTTCTCATGTGGGTTTTGGCCTTGTCTTAGATACTAAGGGGAAAAAACTCAAAACACGATCTGGAGAAAACGTTAAACTTCGTGATCTTCTTGAGACAGCTATTGAAAAGGCGAAAGAAATTTTGAAGGAACATCGTCCAGAACTCACTAACGAAGAGATTCAGGAACAGGCCCCTATTCTGGGGATTAACGCGATAAAGTATGCGGATCTTTCTTGCCACCGAACCAGTGATTATATTTTTTCCTTTGAAAAGATGTTGCGTTTTGACGGTAATACCGCAATGTTTCTTCTTTATACCTATGTTCGGATTCAGGGGATTAAGCGACATTTGGGTCTTAAAGAACTCCCCTTGATTGGGCCTCTTCCGTTAATTCAAGAGCCAGCTGAAGAAGTTCTTGCTCTTGTTCTTCTACGTTTTCCTGAAGCTCTTGAACTCACTATAAAAGAACTCTGTCCTCATATTCTTGCGGATTATCTTTACACTCTCACTCATAAATTCAACGCGTTTTTTCGTGATTGTCGTATTGAAGGTTCTGACTCTGAAAAACAACGCCTGTATTTCTGCGCGCTAACAGAAAGCATTCTAGCTACAGGAATGCAATTGTTGGGGTTAAAAACATTAGAACGTTTATAG
- the murA gene encoding UDP-N-acetylglucosamine 1-carboxyvinyltransferase, whose protein sequence is MQVAEVFGGDRLRGEVQVSGAKNAATKLLVASLLSAEKCTLRNVPNIGDVALTVQLCEALGAHVIWDKHSEVLEIQTLEIQLTHIPKFFSYVNRIPILLLGALLGRCPQGIHVPVLGGDAIGARTLNFHLEGLQKLGAEISYNASGYRAWAPQGLTGAYIQLPYPSVGATENLILAAVCAKGRTIIKNAALEVEILDLILFLQKAGVEITTDNDRTIDIFGSNDFSPVDHTIIPDKIEAASLGMAAVVTGGRVFVKDARQDYLVPFLKVLQSIGGGFAISPQGIEFFQERPLTGGVVLETDVHPGFLTDWQQPFIVLLSQAQGSSVIHETVHENRLGYLQGLQYMGANCQLFYQCLSAKTCRYTVGNFPHSAVIHGATPLKASRLVIPDLRAGFAYVMAALIAEGGKPSLIENTHLLNRGYANWAEKLTSLGAKIHLFDAEKATL, encoded by the coding sequence ATGCAAGTTGCTGAGGTTTTTGGTGGAGATAGACTCAGGGGCGAGGTTCAGGTTTCAGGAGCAAAGAATGCTGCGACTAAACTACTTGTAGCTTCGCTACTCTCTGCCGAGAAGTGCACACTACGCAACGTCCCCAATATTGGGGACGTCGCCCTTACTGTACAGCTTTGCGAGGCTTTGGGAGCTCACGTTATTTGGGATAAACATTCAGAAGTGTTAGAAATTCAAACACTAGAGATACAACTCACGCACATACCTAAATTTTTTTCCTATGTGAATAGGATCCCTATTTTATTATTGGGAGCTTTGCTTGGCCGCTGTCCCCAAGGTATTCATGTGCCGGTGTTGGGAGGAGATGCTATAGGAGCACGAACATTAAATTTTCATTTGGAAGGTCTACAAAAGTTAGGCGCTGAGATCTCCTATAATGCCTCGGGATATCGTGCTTGGGCCCCCCAAGGCCTGACAGGTGCTTATATACAACTCCCCTATCCTTCTGTGGGTGCTACGGAAAATCTGATTCTCGCTGCAGTGTGTGCTAAAGGAAGGACTATAATAAAAAATGCTGCTCTCGAAGTGGAAATTCTTGATCTTATTCTTTTCTTGCAAAAGGCTGGTGTTGAGATTACTACAGATAATGATAGAACCATTGATATCTTTGGTAGCAATGATTTTTCCCCTGTAGATCACACGATTATCCCTGATAAAATTGAAGCTGCTTCCTTAGGCATGGCTGCTGTAGTTACAGGAGGACGTGTGTTTGTTAAAGATGCTAGGCAAGATTATCTCGTTCCTTTTCTTAAGGTTTTGCAATCTATTGGGGGAGGGTTTGCCATATCCCCACAGGGAATAGAATTTTTCCAAGAACGTCCCTTAACGGGGGGTGTTGTTTTAGAAACCGATGTTCATCCCGGGTTTCTTACAGACTGGCAGCAACCCTTTATCGTTTTGCTCTCACAAGCTCAGGGGTCTTCAGTCATCCATGAAACTGTCCACGAAAATCGTTTGGGGTATCTCCAAGGTCTCCAATATATGGGAGCAAACTGTCAGTTGTTTTATCAGTGCTTGAGTGCTAAGACATGCCGTTATACAGTCGGAAACTTCCCCCATAGCGCAGTGATCCATGGTGCCACACCTTTAAAGGCTTCCCGTTTAGTCATTCCAGATCTGCGCGCAGGCTTTGCCTATGTCATGGCAGCTCTTATTGCTGAAGGAGGAAAACCTTCCCTTATAGAAAATACACATTTACTCAATCGTGGATATGCAAACTGGGCTGAGAAGTTGACAAGCCTAGGAGCTAAAATACACCTTTTTGATGCCGAGAAAGCAACTCTATAA